The Streptococcus sp. S5 genome contains a region encoding:
- the dapA gene encoding 4-hydroxy-tetrahydrodipicolinate synthase, with translation MSYNDLKDCKIITAFITPFHEDGTINFDALPALIEHLLAHHTDGILLAGTTAESPTLTHDEELQLFAAVQKIVNGRVPLIAGVGTNETRDSIEFVKEVDAFGGFAAGLAIVPYYNKPSQEGMYQHFKAIADASNLPIIIYNIPGRVVVEMTPETMLRLAEHPNIIGVKECTTLANMAYLIEHKPEEFLVYTGEDGDAFHAMNLGADGVISVASHTNGDEMHEMFQAIEHNDIKKAAAIQRQFIPKVNALFSYPSPAPVKAVLNYMGFEAGPTRLPLVPAPAEEAKRIIKVVVDGDYHATKEIITGVLRPDY, from the coding sequence ATGTCTTATAATGATTTAAAAGATTGTAAAATCATCACTGCATTTATCACCCCCTTCCATGAAGATGGAACCATTAATTTTGATGCTCTTCCTGCCTTGATCGAGCACCTCTTGGCTCATCATACAGATGGGATTCTCTTAGCTGGAACGACTGCAGAAAGTCCAACTCTGACCCACGATGAGGAATTGCAACTCTTTGCGGCCGTTCAAAAGATTGTCAATGGTCGAGTTCCTTTGATCGCTGGTGTCGGAACCAATGAAACCCGCGACTCGATTGAGTTCGTTAAAGAAGTGGATGCTTTTGGTGGCTTTGCAGCAGGATTGGCTATCGTCCCTTACTACAACAAACCATCCCAAGAAGGAATGTATCAACACTTTAAAGCGATTGCGGATGCATCTAATCTTCCGATTATTATCTACAATATTCCAGGGCGAGTGGTTGTCGAAATGACACCAGAAACCATGCTTCGTTTGGCAGAACACCCAAATATCATTGGGGTAAAAGAGTGTACAACCCTGGCTAATATGGCCTACTTGATTGAACACAAGCCAGAAGAATTTCTCGTCTATACAGGGGAAGATGGAGATGCTTTCCATGCGATGAACCTTGGGGCTGATGGAGTGATCTCAGTGGCTTCTCATACAAATGGAGATGAAATGCATGAGATGTTCCAAGCCATTGAACACAATGATATTAAAAAGGCTGCGGCTATCCAACGTCAATTTATCCCTAAAGTCAATGCTCTCTTCTCATATCCGAGTCCAGCTCCTGTCAAAGCTGTCTTAAACTATATGGGCTTTGAAGCAGGGCCAACTCGTTTGCCATTGGTGCCAGCACCGGCAGAAGAAGCGAAACGTATCATCAAGGTTGTAGTAGATGGGGATTACCATGCTACTAAAGAGATCATTACGGGAGTCCTTCGTCCGGATTATTAA
- the cls gene encoding cardiolipin synthase, translating into MTQEQSARLLPQKPSRWAKILLNRKVPILLFFLLELAFLVFSYLSLQEHFPSIILWEHLLSVFTFFYLLNRSMDSRSKLSWVIIIALFPIFGTALLYFSLADLGVRRLKKRLENATVQASDYLSTDPEVADYLSQSDRQLQKLAYFLEHSPAQFPIYSNTEVTYFPLGDDMLPALLEDLKKAERYIFMEYFIIDEGIMWGEILAILEEKAKAGLDVRVMFDGMNEMTTLSYDYIERLHKVGIKAQTFSPVKPILSTYYNYRDHRKITVIDGQVAYTGGVNIADEYVNKRERFGHWKDTTLRLDGSAVQTLKALFLTMWTVTGIEDKRDMERYLQEKPQQRKSQGFVLPYGNSPLTYHKVAEDVYLHLLNTSTDYVHIMTPYLILDDELVRAMTFAAKRGVDVRIIMPGIPDKQYAFDIATTYFKVLLDAGVRIFRYTPGFVHAKVYVSDSQQAVVGTINTDYRSLYQNFEDGVYLYKTLEVLKIEEDFEKTQALSEEVTLESLSKMPMAHRLGGYLFSLIGPLM; encoded by the coding sequence ATGACTCAAGAACAAAGTGCTAGGCTGTTACCTCAAAAGCCCTCCAGATGGGCCAAAATTCTACTTAACCGAAAGGTTCCCATTCTCCTGTTCTTCTTACTGGAATTGGCCTTTCTTGTCTTTTCATATCTCAGCCTACAAGAGCATTTCCCATCCATTATCTTATGGGAACACTTGTTGAGTGTCTTTACCTTCTTTTACTTGCTCAATCGTTCCATGGATTCTCGTTCCAAACTGTCCTGGGTGATTATCATTGCCCTCTTTCCAATTTTTGGGACGGCTCTGCTTTACTTTTCGTTAGCTGATTTGGGTGTGAGACGCTTGAAGAAGCGGCTTGAGAATGCTACAGTGCAGGCATCTGACTATCTAAGCACCGATCCAGAAGTTGCTGATTATTTATCCCAAAGTGATCGCCAATTACAGAAATTAGCTTATTTTTTGGAGCATAGTCCAGCCCAGTTTCCTATCTACAGCAACACAGAGGTTACCTATTTTCCACTTGGAGATGACATGCTACCAGCCTTGTTAGAGGATTTGAAAAAGGCGGAACGTTATATCTTCATGGAATATTTCATTATTGACGAAGGGATCATGTGGGGTGAGATTTTAGCTATTTTGGAGGAGAAGGCCAAGGCAGGTCTGGACGTTCGTGTCATGTTTGATGGGATGAATGAGATGACTACCTTGTCCTACGATTATATCGAGCGCTTGCACAAGGTTGGGATTAAGGCTCAGACCTTCTCACCAGTCAAGCCCATTCTATCAACCTATTACAATTACCGCGACCATCGAAAGATTACAGTGATTGATGGTCAAGTTGCTTACACTGGTGGCGTTAATATTGCTGATGAGTATGTCAATAAACGAGAACGCTTTGGTCATTGGAAAGACACGACCCTTCGCTTAGATGGTTCAGCAGTTCAAACACTGAAAGCTCTCTTTTTGACCATGTGGACAGTGACTGGAATAGAAGATAAAAGGGATATGGAGCGCTATCTACAAGAAAAACCTCAACAAAGAAAGAGTCAGGGCTTTGTACTCCCTTATGGCAATTCACCATTGACCTATCACAAAGTGGCTGAGGATGTTTATCTTCATTTACTGAATACATCGACCGATTATGTTCACATCATGACCCCTTATTTGATCTTGGATGACGAATTGGTTAGAGCTATGACTTTCGCGGCCAAACGAGGAGTAGATGTTCGGATCATTATGCCAGGGATTCCAGATAAACAATATGCCTTTGATATTGCGACGACCTATTTTAAAGTGCTCTTGGATGCTGGCGTCCGTATTTTCCGTTATACCCCAGGTTTTGTCCATGCTAAAGTTTATGTTTCTGATAGCCAACAAGCTGTGGTAGGAACCATTAATACAGACTACCGAAGTCTTTATCAAAATTTTGAAGATGGGGTCTATCTCTACAAAACTCTGGAAGTGCTAAAGATTGAAGAAGATTTTGAGAAAACCCAGGCTCTCTCAGAGGAAGTCACTCTAGAAAGTTTATCTAAAATGCCTATGGCTCATCGTCTGGGCGGTTATCTTTTTTCTCTGATTGGACCTTTGATGTAA
- a CDS encoding DUF3137 domain-containing protein, which translates to MGDFYHSNDSASTDYSHKIEELENSKQFQDAIGLIREQMKNNLKWNVLRSFGIICAILSLILLRFAAIPLILLVVGLYYWPQYKKRKALFGDRIRSNDEIYLDDILSPVLKEVFPRASIKEDGSIPSEALSHLCPRSTDFLCFKELSFHDDKELTVSNLYAHHTETRYRTSNGHTRTEHVEVTDFLGQVFSLCLPINFSGHLRVVPTKKSFLFKREVNGVYPGARGDEVQIETEDIRNNENYNIYCTDELSARKFLTPKMLEWFDRQISQNAMCVFLKDKKLFISLYTDRYIFPTPQKPEDIDQLSLVSEYHKLCRELALIKEITAIFEGEAS; encoded by the coding sequence TTGGGAGATTTCTATCATTCTAATGATTCAGCATCTACAGACTATTCGCATAAAATTGAGGAGCTTGAAAACTCTAAACAATTTCAGGATGCCATCGGATTGATCCGAGAACAGATGAAGAACAATCTTAAGTGGAATGTTTTGCGATCCTTTGGTATTATTTGCGCCATACTGTCTCTCATTTTATTGCGTTTTGCAGCTATTCCTTTGATCCTTTTAGTTGTTGGTTTGTATTATTGGCCACAATATAAAAAACGAAAAGCCTTGTTTGGGGATCGAATTCGTTCGAACGATGAGATCTATCTTGATGATATCCTTTCGCCTGTATTAAAGGAAGTTTTTCCTCGAGCTTCGATCAAAGAGGACGGTTCCATCCCTTCTGAAGCTCTCTCGCATTTATGTCCTCGGTCGACTGATTTTCTATGTTTCAAAGAACTATCGTTTCATGATGACAAAGAGCTAACGGTGTCAAATCTCTATGCCCATCATACGGAGACTCGTTACCGGACATCTAATGGACATACGAGGACGGAACATGTGGAAGTTACAGATTTCCTTGGACAAGTGTTCTCTTTATGTCTACCGATCAATTTCTCTGGTCATCTTCGGGTGGTTCCGACCAAGAAATCATTTCTTTTTAAGAGGGAGGTGAATGGGGTTTATCCTGGAGCCAGAGGAGATGAAGTTCAGATTGAAACCGAGGATATTCGCAATAACGAAAATTACAATATCTACTGCACGGATGAACTGTCTGCCCGTAAATTTCTCACCCCTAAGATGTTGGAATGGTTTGATCGACAAATTTCTCAAAATGCCATGTGTGTATTTTTGAAAGACAAGAAACTATTTATTTCTTTGTATACCGATCGCTATATCTTTCCGACGCCCCAAAAACCAGAAGATATTGATCAACTATCTTTGGTATCTGAATATCATAAATTATGCAGAGAACTAGCTTTAATTAAAGAAATAACAGCAATTTTTGAAGGAGAAGCATCATGA
- a CDS encoding DNA alkylation repair protein gives MDTKILLKLLENQADPAKVSAMEAYMKNKFSFLGVQKPILKKIEREFFKPFIKDPIDWTFVEECWQQPYREFQYIAMDYLDKKKKELRPEDFPKLKELAQTKSWWDSIDQLDRIIGEITFTYPETKQVMLDWSRDQDFWLRRIAIDHQLMRKEKTDTDLLEKVILNNLGQSEFFINKAIGWSLRNYSKVNPDWVGAFIDRYRDQLSPLSIREGSKYLPS, from the coding sequence ATGGATACAAAAATTCTTTTGAAATTGTTAGAAAACCAAGCTGATCCAGCGAAAGTCTCAGCAATGGAAGCTTATATGAAAAATAAATTCAGCTTTCTTGGCGTTCAAAAACCAATTCTCAAAAAGATTGAAAGAGAGTTTTTTAAACCCTTCATAAAGGATCCAATTGATTGGACTTTTGTGGAAGAGTGTTGGCAGCAACCTTACCGTGAGTTTCAATATATTGCTATGGATTATCTGGATAAAAAGAAGAAGGAGCTTAGACCTGAAGATTTTCCAAAGCTAAAGGAATTGGCTCAAACCAAGTCCTGGTGGGATAGTATTGATCAGTTGGACCGCATCATCGGAGAGATTACTTTCACATATCCAGAAACCAAACAGGTTATGCTGGATTGGAGTAGGGATCAGGACTTTTGGTTGAGGCGGATTGCCATTGATCACCAGCTTATGAGGAAAGAAAAAACAGATACGGATTTGTTAGAAAAAGTGATCCTCAATAATCTAGGTCAAAGCGAGTTCTTTATAAATAAGGCAATTGGCTGGAGCTTACGCAACTATTCCAAGGTCAATCCGGATTGGGTAGGGGCCTTTATCGACCGCTATCGAGATCAGTTGTCACCATTAAGCATTCGGGAAGGAAGCAAGTACTTACCTTCTTGA
- a CDS encoding LemA family protein, whose translation MNLIIGLIIFVALLAIWFISVGNRLNRYLVTIEESKRTVDIVLVKRYDTISEMLKVAKAYAKHEQQIFTDLVALRQGATIQESNQVITNQNDVLAQIRAVGENYPELLSSNQFLALQKEIADENEDLAAAKRIVNSNVSHINQEIVSFPASIVAGVKGIHQVPFLAEETQGKKDLSDLNYDLN comes from the coding sequence ATGAATCTCATTATCGGCTTAATCATATTTGTTGCCCTATTGGCTATTTGGTTTATTAGTGTAGGAAATCGTCTCAATCGCTATCTAGTGACCATTGAAGAATCAAAGAGAACGGTCGATATCGTTCTCGTAAAACGCTATGATACCATTTCGGAAATGCTAAAAGTAGCCAAAGCTTATGCCAAACATGAGCAACAGATTTTCACTGATTTAGTTGCTTTACGCCAAGGAGCAACTATTCAAGAATCCAACCAAGTCATTACCAATCAAAATGATGTCTTGGCACAAATTCGTGCAGTGGGTGAAAACTATCCAGAGCTCTTGTCTTCTAACCAATTCTTGGCCCTACAAAAGGAAATTGCTGACGAAAATGAAGATCTTGCTGCAGCGAAGCGAATTGTTAACAGTAATGTCAGCCACATCAATCAAGAAATTGTTTCCTTTCCAGCGTCTATCGTAGCAGGTGTAAAGGGGATCCATCAAGTTCCATTTCTTGCTGAAGAAACACAAGGTAAGAAAGATTTAAGTGATTTGAACTATGACCTGAATTAA
- a CDS encoding GNAT family N-acetyltransferase yields MMIRPVQLSDAAAIRAIYQPYVTETAITFEVDVPTVLEFERRIAKTLTQFPYLVAEVDGKVVGYAYASTYYARAAYDWTTELSIYVAKEARGQGIGSALYTALEEELQARGYLRFLACIAVPNEASISMHEKRGYVQVAHFPKIGYKFNKWHDIVWMQKTIEGPVRKIK; encoded by the coding sequence ATGATGATTCGACCCGTTCAGCTCAGCGATGCAGCAGCTATCCGAGCGATTTACCAACCTTATGTGACAGAGACAGCCATTACCTTTGAGGTTGATGTGCCGACTGTCCTGGAATTTGAAAGACGAATCGCAAAAACGCTGACCCAATTTCCTTATTTGGTCGCAGAAGTGGATGGGAAAGTTGTGGGGTATGCCTATGCCTCGACCTATTATGCACGCGCTGCCTATGATTGGACCACTGAATTGTCTATTTATGTCGCAAAAGAGGCGCGTGGACAAGGGATTGGATCGGCTCTTTATACTGCCCTAGAAGAGGAGTTGCAAGCACGAGGCTACTTACGCTTTCTGGCTTGTATCGCAGTTCCGAACGAAGCGAGCATTTCCATGCATGAAAAGCGGGGCTATGTTCAAGTGGCTCATTTCCCAAAGATTGGCTATAAGTTTAACAAATGGCATGATATCGTCTGGATGCAAAAGACCATCGAAGGGCCAGTGAGAAAAATTAAGTAA
- a CDS encoding aspartate-semialdehyde dehydrogenase produces the protein MGYTVAVVGATGAVGAQMIKMLEESTLPIDKIRYLASARSAGKVLQFKGQDVTIEETTEDAFEGVDIALFSAGGSTSAKYAPYAVKAGAVVVDNTSYFRQNPDVPLVVPEVNAHALDAHNGIISCPNCSTIQMMVALEPVRQKWGLDRIIVSTYQAVSGAGMGAILETQRELKEVLNDGVNPRDVKAEILPSGGDKKHYPIAFNALPQIDVFTENDYTYEEMKMTNETKKIMEDDSIAVSATCVRIPVLSAHSESVYIETKEVAPIDEVKAAIAEFPGAVLEDDVAHQIYPQAVNAVGSRDTFVGRIRKDLDAEKGIHMWVVSDNLLKGAAWNSVQIAETLHERGLVRPTAELKFELK, from the coding sequence ATGGGATACACAGTTGCTGTTGTCGGTGCTACAGGTGCCGTTGGTGCTCAAATGATCAAAATGTTGGAAGAATCTACTCTTCCAATCGATAAAATTCGCTACCTTGCGTCAGCACGTTCTGCAGGAAAAGTCTTGCAATTTAAAGGGCAAGACGTGACCATCGAAGAAACGACTGAAGATGCTTTTGAAGGCGTTGATATTGCTCTTTTCTCAGCTGGTGGTTCAACATCTGCCAAATATGCACCTTATGCGGTAAAAGCAGGCGCAGTAGTGGTTGATAACACTTCTTATTTCCGTCAAAATCCGGATGTCCCATTGGTAGTTCCTGAAGTGAATGCACATGCTCTTGATGCTCACAACGGAATCATCTCTTGTCCAAACTGTTCAACAATCCAAATGATGGTCGCTCTTGAGCCAGTTCGTCAAAAATGGGGCTTGGACCGTATCATCGTATCTACTTACCAAGCTGTTTCAGGTGCCGGTATGGGAGCTATTCTTGAAACCCAACGTGAGTTGAAGGAAGTCTTGAATGATGGGGTCAACCCACGCGATGTCAAAGCTGAAATCTTGCCTTCAGGTGGTGATAAAAAACATTACCCAATTGCTTTCAACGCTCTTCCACAAATTGACGTCTTCACAGAAAATGACTATACTTACGAAGAAATGAAGATGACAAACGAGACTAAGAAAATTATGGAAGACGATAGCATTGCCGTGTCAGCAACTTGTGTGCGGATTCCAGTCTTGTCAGCTCACTCAGAGTCAGTCTACATTGAAACAAAAGAAGTGGCACCAATTGACGAAGTGAAAGCTGCTATTGCAGAATTCCCAGGTGCAGTCCTTGAAGACGATGTCGCTCACCAAATCTATCCTCAAGCAGTCAATGCTGTCGGTTCACGTGATACATTCGTCGGACGGATTCGTAAAGACTTGGATGCTGAAAAAGGAATCCACATGTGGGTTGTTTCAGATAACCTCCTTAAAGGAGCTGCTTGGAACTCAGTCCAAATCGCAGAAACTCTTCACGAACGCGGACTCGTACGTCCAACAGCTGAATTGAAATTTGAATTGAAATAG